In one Nocardioides luteus genomic region, the following are encoded:
- a CDS encoding DUF305 domain-containing protein produces the protein MPRRLGVISVVVLAAMSLGGCGGSSHDAHASHGSHSPSPEAATQSAPVVQGGAPGEPARTVSPSAAATDEWTQTDADFVTMMIPHHAQALEMTRLAREHGVNPEVVSLAKRIESAQGPEIVAMSGWLDLRGLRVPRASDPPHTMAGMLTPEQMTALGKARGEEFDRLFLTGMIQHHQGALEMAEPMASKGSDALAIEMATDVEATQSVEIEIMEKLLAEL, from the coding sequence ATGCCCAGGCGACTCGGCGTCATCTCGGTGGTCGTTCTCGCGGCGATGTCGCTCGGCGGGTGCGGAGGTTCCTCGCACGACGCGCACGCCTCCCACGGCTCCCACTCGCCCAGCCCGGAGGCGGCCACCCAGTCGGCGCCGGTGGTGCAGGGCGGCGCGCCCGGCGAGCCGGCGCGGACCGTCTCTCCGTCGGCCGCCGCCACGGACGAGTGGACTCAGACCGACGCCGACTTCGTGACAATGATGATCCCCCACCACGCCCAGGCGCTGGAGATGACCCGGCTGGCACGGGAGCACGGTGTCAACCCCGAGGTCGTCTCCCTCGCGAAGCGCATCGAGTCGGCCCAGGGTCCCGAGATCGTGGCGATGAGCGGCTGGCTCGACCTCCGCGGACTGAGGGTTCCCCGGGCCTCGGACCCCCCGCACACCATGGCCGGCATGCTCACGCCCGAGCAGATGACCGCGCTCGGCAAGGCCCGTGGCGAGGAGTTCGACCGGCTCTTCCTGACCGGGATGATCCAGCACCACCAGGGCGCCCTGGAGATGGCCGAGCCGATGGCCTCCAAGGGCAGCGACGCGCTGGCGATCGAGATGGCCACCGACGTCGAGGCCACCCAGTCGGTGGAGATCGAGATCATGGAGAAGCTGCTCGCGGAGCTGTGA
- the guaB gene encoding IMP dehydrogenase → MEIPEKFATLGLTYDDVLLMPGYSDLAPSDIDTTSRLTREINLRVPLISAAMDTVTESRMAIAMARQGGIGVLHRNLSIEDQAYQVDLVKRTQTGIISNPVTIGPDATLEQLDKLAGEYRISGFPVVDVDQKLIGIITNRDLRFTPVAEWATTKVNEVMTSKDLITGPAEISREEATKLLRQHKLERLPLVDTDGRITGLITVKDFVKSEQFPDASKDAQGRLLVGAAIGYFGDAWERATTLIEAGVDVLVADTAHGNVRMLIDMVRRLKTDPATKHVQVIGGNVATKEGAQSFVDAGADAVKVGVGPGSICTTRVVTGVGVPQISAVYEASLACKPAGVPVIADGGLRYSGEIGKALVAGADTVMLGSMLAGTEETPGDTVLINGKQFKAYRGMGSMGAMSSRGKKSFSKDRYFQAEVTDDDMIVPEGVEGQVAYKGALATVAHQLTGGLHQTMFYVGARTIPELQEKGRFMRITSASLKESHPHDVQVTAEAPNYHV, encoded by the coding sequence ATGGAGATCCCGGAGAAGTTCGCGACGCTCGGCCTCACCTACGACGACGTACTCCTGATGCCTGGATACTCGGATCTGGCGCCGTCTGACATCGATACGACCTCCCGGCTGACCCGTGAGATCAACCTCCGCGTGCCGCTGATCTCCGCGGCGATGGACACCGTTACCGAGTCGCGGATGGCGATCGCGATGGCCCGCCAGGGCGGCATCGGCGTGCTCCACCGCAACCTGAGCATCGAGGATCAGGCCTACCAGGTCGACCTGGTCAAGCGCACCCAGACCGGGATCATCTCCAACCCGGTCACCATCGGCCCCGACGCGACGCTGGAGCAGCTCGACAAGCTCGCCGGTGAATACCGGATCTCCGGGTTCCCCGTGGTCGACGTCGACCAGAAGCTGATCGGCATCATCACCAACCGCGACCTCCGGTTCACCCCCGTCGCCGAGTGGGCGACCACGAAGGTCAACGAGGTGATGACCTCCAAGGACCTGATCACCGGCCCCGCCGAGATCTCCCGCGAGGAGGCCACCAAGCTGCTGCGCCAGCACAAGCTGGAGCGCCTCCCGCTGGTCGACACGGACGGTCGCATCACCGGCCTGATCACCGTCAAGGACTTCGTGAAGTCCGAGCAGTTCCCCGACGCCTCCAAGGACGCCCAGGGCCGCCTGCTCGTCGGCGCCGCGATCGGCTACTTCGGCGACGCCTGGGAGCGGGCCACCACGCTGATCGAGGCCGGTGTCGACGTGCTCGTCGCGGACACGGCCCACGGCAACGTACGCATGCTGATCGACATGGTCCGCCGTCTCAAGACCGACCCGGCCACCAAGCACGTCCAGGTCATCGGCGGCAACGTCGCGACCAAGGAGGGTGCGCAGAGCTTCGTCGACGCGGGCGCCGACGCGGTCAAGGTCGGTGTCGGCCCGGGCTCGATCTGCACCACCCGCGTCGTCACCGGTGTCGGCGTGCCGCAGATCTCCGCCGTCTACGAGGCGAGCCTGGCCTGCAAGCCGGCGGGCGTCCCCGTGATCGCCGACGGCGGCCTGCGCTACTCCGGTGAGATCGGCAAGGCCCTCGTCGCCGGCGCTGACACCGTGATGCTCGGCTCGATGCTCGCCGGCACCGAGGAGACCCCCGGTGACACGGTCCTGATCAACGGCAAGCAGTTCAAGGCCTACCGCGGCATGGGCTCGATGGGCGCCATGTCGAGCCGCGGCAAGAAGTCCTTCTCCAAGGACCGCTACTTCCAGGCCGAGGTCACCGACGACGACATGATCGTCCCCGAGGGCGTCGAGGGCCAGGTCGCCTACAAGGGCGCGCTGGCCACCGTCGCCCACCAGCTCACCGGCGGCCTGCACCAGACCATGTTCTACGTCGGCGCGCGCACCATCCCCGAGCTGCAGGAGAAGGGTCGCTTCATGCGGATCACCTCCGCCTCGCTCAAGGAGTCGCACCCCCACGACGTCCAGGTCACCGCCGAGGCGCCGAACTACCACGTTTAA
- a CDS encoding GH25 family lysozyme, with protein sequence MPLTPARRRQVLIGSAVIACLALVMAALVYTGVVMPTRLFAAKYDVRGIDVSHHNGTVDWPRVAEQDIDFAWIKATEGSSHVDSRFAANWAQAQRAGIATGAYHFMSFESPGADQAHNMIATVPRVAGTLAPVVDLEPYGSFKGNLPPATEVRAILDPLLSTLEDHYGIAPVIYTTPQAYRAYLVDAYPDNPIWFRSVAWPPRVPDGRDWTIWQYSNRDRLDGVGSEDEAYVDMNVLSDDVSLESLIVR encoded by the coding sequence GTGCCCCTCACCCCTGCCCGTCGTCGACAGGTGCTGATCGGCTCCGCCGTCATCGCCTGTCTCGCCCTGGTCATGGCCGCGCTGGTCTACACCGGCGTGGTGATGCCGACCCGTCTGTTCGCCGCGAAATACGACGTACGCGGCATCGACGTCTCCCACCACAACGGCACCGTGGACTGGCCGCGGGTCGCCGAGCAGGACATCGACTTCGCCTGGATCAAGGCGACCGAGGGCTCCTCCCACGTCGACTCACGCTTCGCCGCCAACTGGGCCCAGGCGCAGCGCGCCGGGATCGCGACCGGCGCCTACCACTTCATGAGCTTCGAGAGCCCGGGCGCCGACCAGGCACACAACATGATCGCCACGGTGCCCCGGGTCGCCGGCACGCTCGCCCCGGTCGTCGACCTGGAGCCCTACGGATCCTTCAAGGGCAACCTGCCACCCGCCACCGAGGTCCGCGCCATCCTCGACCCGCTGTTGTCCACGCTCGAGGATCACTACGGCATCGCGCCGGTCATCTACACCACCCCGCAGGCCTACCGCGCCTACCTGGTCGACGCCTACCCCGACAACCCGATCTGGTTCCGCTCCGTCGCGTGGCCGCCGCGGGTCCCCGACGGGCGTGACTGGACCATCTGGCAGTACTCGAACCGGGACCGGCTCGATGGTGTGGGCAGTGAGGACGAGGCGTACGTAGATATGAACGTGCTCTCGGACGA
- a CDS encoding DUF1684 domain-containing protein: MTFEQAWQRWREQREAELRSPEGFLAITGLHWLGPRPQRFPGIPGVWSNGPEGAVVELGEGEWLELGGATLAGRHVFGHVDPIGVIATFDAGTVEVADRFGTPVLRPRQPDGPFLRDYTGTPTYDPDPSWQVKAVFTAYETSRPISVGSVVEGRSSIIDAVGEVAFEVNGRPQRLIAFDGGDDELWLLFTDETSGVTTYAACRQLAVEQPVDGKAVLDFNRAANMPCAYTIHATCPLPPASNHIDVLVEAGEQTPPRPPAD, encoded by the coding sequence GTGACTTTCGAGCAGGCCTGGCAGCGATGGCGCGAGCAGCGGGAGGCCGAGCTGAGAAGTCCCGAAGGTTTCCTGGCGATCACGGGCCTGCACTGGCTGGGGCCGAGGCCGCAGCGTTTCCCCGGGATCCCGGGCGTCTGGTCCAACGGTCCCGAGGGTGCCGTCGTCGAGCTCGGCGAGGGCGAGTGGCTCGAGCTCGGCGGTGCCACGCTCGCCGGCCGTCACGTCTTCGGCCACGTCGACCCGATCGGCGTGATCGCGACCTTCGACGCAGGCACGGTCGAGGTCGCGGACCGTTTCGGCACCCCGGTGCTCCGTCCGCGACAGCCCGACGGTCCGTTCCTGCGCGACTACACGGGCACCCCGACGTACGATCCGGACCCGTCATGGCAGGTCAAAGCCGTCTTCACCGCCTATGAGACGAGTCGCCCGATCTCGGTCGGCTCCGTGGTCGAGGGGCGTTCGAGCATCATCGACGCGGTGGGGGAGGTCGCGTTCGAGGTGAACGGGCGCCCGCAGCGGCTGATCGCCTTCGACGGCGGCGACGACGAGCTGTGGCTGCTGTTCACCGACGAGACCAGCGGGGTCACCACCTACGCCGCCTGCCGCCAGCTCGCCGTCGAGCAGCCGGTCGACGGCAAGGCCGTCCTCGACTTCAACCGGGCCGCCAACATGCCCTGCGCCTACACGATCCACGCCACCTGCCCGCTCCCGCCGGCGAGCAACCACATCGACGTGCTCGTCGAAGCGGGCGAGCAGACCCCGCCGCGACCGCCCGCCGACTGA
- a CDS encoding GNAT family N-acetyltransferase has protein sequence MAGTMLWRVRTTLPDRPGTLAALAQRCGEAGVNILGMQIFPGLEEVTDEFVLRTPPGWNDLRVAELLASAGGCDMVIQPANEAALADQPTRYVQAARHVLERPMSFPEVVAQLFDAEAEAPPGVVHDTMELRVADVDVQLHRTAPFTATEHARGSAMADLVNDVLDRSRESAAIGTTPPVRRLGTGSTPDLVVTGETVTALIDGVAVGIGEVLGPADDDENVRIVNLRVDPAWQRRGIGTRLLVDTARLAHMLGADEILLTTQSDNQAVLPMVLAAGMRGRIRMAGDLLTVKVPVRDLKPLDR, from the coding sequence ATGGCGGGGACGATGTTGTGGAGAGTGCGTACGACGCTGCCGGACCGACCGGGCACGCTGGCGGCGCTGGCGCAGCGCTGCGGTGAGGCCGGGGTCAACATCCTGGGGATGCAGATCTTCCCCGGGCTGGAGGAGGTGACCGACGAGTTCGTGCTGCGTACGCCACCGGGCTGGAACGACCTGCGGGTCGCTGAGCTGCTCGCCTCCGCAGGCGGGTGCGACATGGTGATCCAGCCCGCCAACGAGGCTGCCCTCGCCGACCAGCCGACGCGCTACGTCCAGGCCGCACGACATGTCCTGGAGCGGCCGATGTCGTTCCCCGAGGTCGTCGCCCAGCTCTTCGACGCCGAGGCCGAGGCGCCGCCCGGGGTCGTCCACGACACCATGGAGCTGCGGGTCGCCGACGTCGACGTCCAACTCCACCGCACCGCACCCTTCACCGCGACCGAGCACGCCCGCGGCTCCGCGATGGCCGACCTGGTCAACGACGTCCTCGACCGCAGCCGCGAGTCGGCGGCGATCGGCACCACCCCGCCCGTACGCCGCCTGGGCACCGGGAGCACCCCCGACCTCGTCGTCACCGGTGAGACCGTCACCGCGCTGATCGACGGCGTCGCCGTCGGCATCGGCGAGGTCCTGGGCCCGGCGGACGACGACGAGAACGTACGCATCGTCAACCTGCGCGTCGACCCGGCCTGGCAGCGCCGCGGCATCGGCACCCGGCTGCTGGTCGACACCGCCAGGCTCGCGCACATGCTCGGCGCCGACGAGATCCTGCTCACCACCCAGTCCGACAACCAGGCCGTGCTGCCCATGGTCCTCGCCGCCGGGATGCGCGGCCGGATCCGGATGGCGGGCGACCTGCTGACCGTCAAGGTGCCGGTGCGGGACCTCAAGCCGTTGGACCGGTAG
- a CDS encoding LVIVD repeat-containing protein — MRLRRPTHYLAPIAAVLVVAGGLAVAAPSSADESHTHGTESESSQTTRAPEAQTSCTAEEKQAITKLGDNFASACVAGNDLAQLGANNPVVPAGESDGTPNMHLIANIPKSGAFTPTNALNSDLAFQGHYAFAGNYNGFNVIDIRNPASPRLVKQYVCPGSQNDISVYGDLLVLSVDSSRSNNTCDNVAQSAEIKESWEGLRVFDISNPRDPEYVAAVETKCGSHTHSLAPSKDGRSVYAYVSSYGPRATYPDCQPPHDKISIVKIPKRAPERAAVVAEPVLFPDGGYTNTAGCHDITTYPSKDIAAGACMGDGILMDISDREHPVVTEQVTDTENFAFWHSATFNNTGTKVVFTDELGGGGAPTCNPETGMEKGANGIYDIEDGQLVFKSYYKMPRTQSNTENCVAHNGSLIPVKGKDIMVQAWYQGGVSVYDFTDSANPKEIAWFDRGPFEDTSTIAGPWSTYYYNGYIYSNEIQRGFDVFDLRDPRVASAKRVRFDELNVQAQPSY; from the coding sequence ATGAGGCTTAGACGACCTACCCATTACCTGGCCCCCATCGCGGCGGTCCTGGTTGTCGCAGGAGGGCTGGCCGTCGCCGCCCCGTCCTCCGCAGACGAGTCCCACACCCACGGCACCGAGAGCGAGTCGAGTCAGACGACTCGGGCTCCCGAGGCCCAGACGAGCTGCACGGCCGAAGAGAAGCAGGCGATCACCAAGCTCGGTGACAACTTCGCCTCCGCCTGCGTCGCCGGCAACGACCTCGCCCAGCTGGGCGCCAACAACCCGGTCGTGCCCGCCGGCGAGTCCGACGGCACACCCAACATGCACCTGATCGCCAACATCCCCAAGTCAGGTGCCTTCACGCCCACCAACGCCCTCAACAGCGACCTCGCCTTCCAGGGCCACTACGCCTTCGCCGGCAACTACAACGGGTTCAACGTCATCGACATCAGGAACCCGGCCAGCCCGCGACTCGTGAAGCAGTACGTCTGCCCCGGCTCCCAGAACGACATCTCCGTCTACGGCGACCTGCTCGTCCTCTCCGTCGACTCCAGCCGCAGCAACAACACCTGCGACAACGTGGCGCAGTCGGCCGAGATCAAGGAGTCGTGGGAGGGCCTCCGCGTCTTCGACATCAGCAACCCGCGAGACCCGGAGTACGTCGCCGCGGTCGAGACCAAGTGCGGCTCCCACACCCACTCGCTGGCGCCGAGCAAGGACGGCCGGTCCGTCTATGCGTACGTCTCCTCCTACGGGCCCCGGGCGACCTACCCCGACTGCCAGCCGCCGCACGACAAGATCAGCATCGTGAAGATCCCCAAGCGGGCGCCGGAGCGGGCCGCGGTGGTCGCTGAGCCGGTGCTGTTCCCCGACGGTGGCTACACCAACACCGCCGGCTGCCACGACATCACCACCTACCCGTCCAAGGACATCGCGGCCGGCGCCTGCATGGGCGACGGCATCCTGATGGACATCTCCGACCGCGAGCACCCGGTCGTGACCGAGCAGGTCACCGACACCGAGAACTTCGCGTTCTGGCACTCGGCCACCTTCAACAACACCGGCACCAAGGTCGTCTTCACCGACGAGCTCGGTGGCGGCGGTGCGCCGACCTGCAACCCGGAGACCGGGATGGAGAAGGGCGCCAACGGCATCTACGACATCGAGGACGGCCAGCTCGTCTTCAAGTCCTACTACAAGATGCCGCGCACCCAGTCCAACACCGAGAACTGCGTCGCCCACAACGGCTCGCTGATCCCGGTCAAGGGCAAGGACATCATGGTCCAGGCCTGGTACCAGGGCGGTGTGTCGGTCTACGACTTCACCGACTCGGCCAACCCGAAGGAGATCGCGTGGTTCGACCGCGGTCCGTTCGAGGACACCTCGACGATCGCCGGCCCTTGGTCGACCTACTACTACAACGGCTACATCTACTCCAACGAGATCCAGCGCGGCTTCGACGTCTTCGACCTGCGTGACCCGCGCGTCGCCTCGGCGAAGAGGGTCAGGTTCGACGAGCTGAACGTCCAGGCCCAGCCCTCCTACTGA